A part of Biomphalaria glabrata chromosome 3, xgBioGlab47.1, whole genome shotgun sequence genomic DNA contains:
- the LOC106069946 gene encoding uridine diphosphate glucose pyrophosphatase NUDT22-like, which yields MMDFEIMHVVEPGKSRDSSSINVNLSSEFNRKKYLNGKHLESPNNNRSITSTSQHIPIIDLEHSINSIWTERTKLNPRLFNGTKFRIHNVTDSVTTIGQVEFYLGVSDYKEFIGTNWSPHSEYLQKQGMISYGNSQAFLSDALGVGASVVTSNKKLILLKRSHHCAEAPSMWDVPGGHAEPSQIIGEKRLEEIDVTSMSSQSVLHEIFDSITREVVDEVNIPGILLSQPLYMGTHRNLLSAGRPSLAFVIKCDLTSDEVQTLYKQGSQIEADETTNIMFLPIDTVAALTQDRNDIWESFAPSAKGNLTTFCIAHGLR from the exons ATGATGGATTTTGAAATAATGCATGTTGTTGAGCCTGGTAAATCAAGAGATTCATCAAGCATCAATGTAAATTTATCATCTGAATTCAACCGAAAAAAATACCTAAATGGTAAACACCTTGAAAGTCCAAATAATAATAGATCCATTACTTCAACCAGTCAACACATTccaataatagatctagagcattCAATCAATTCTATTTGGACAGAACGCACAAAACTCAATCCAAGATTGTTTAATGGtactaaatttagaattcataatgTCACTGATTCTGTAACCACCATTGGCCAAGTAGAGTTTTACTTGGGAGTCTCAGATTACAAAGAGTTCATTGGCACAAATTGGTCACCCCATAGCGAATATTTACAAAAGCAAGGAATGATCAGTTATGGCAATTCACAAGCTTTTCTTTCAGATGCTTTGGGTGTTGGGGCCAGTGTAGTTACTAGCAATAAGAAACTTATTCTGTTGAAAAGAAGTCATCATTGTGCTGAAGCACCTTCAATGTGGGATGTACCTGGTGGACATGCAGAACCTTCG cAAATAATTGGAGAAAAAAGGCTTGAAGAGATAGATGTAACGTCAATGAGCAGTCAATCTGTTCTGCATGAGATCTTTGACTCCATAACTAGAGAAGTTGTGGATGAAGTCAACATACCAGGCATCCTTTTAAGTCAGCCATTATATATGGGGACACACAGAAATCTTCTCAGTGCTGGCAGACCTAGTTTGGCTTTTGTTATAAA ATGTGATTTAACAAGTGATGAAGTTCAGACCTTGTACAAACAAGGTAGCCAGATAGAAGCCGATGAGACAACCAATATCATGTTTTTACCCATAGACACTGTGGCAGCTTTAACTCAAGACAGAAATGATATATGGGAAAGTTTTGCTCCTTCAGCGAAAGGAAACCTAACTACATTTTGCATAGCTCATGGTTTGAGATAA